CTGTATACTAGGTTCAAGATTTAGAGAGGCAGAGTCTGTTCTTAATGAAGTCATCTCTTGACTTCCAAAAAGTAGTTATAATTCCTAGGGCAAGCAGTTTCTAAAGGATATGTTTTTGTAATATAATTGTCCAAATTTTTACTGGGAATTATTTTCTATATGTCTCTGTATTATAAATTCATTGAACCCACATATAAGTAGATTGAGTTAATTCAGACACCTACACCGTATTAAACAATAAagttttttgtttataataaaggTACTAAATTTTGTTTAGATTTTGGGATCTAACAACTTTTGTTAGGTTACCCCTAAGCATATTTAATTACTTAATCAACTTTTGTTAGGTTACCCCTAAGCATATTTAATTAAGCATATTTAATAGGAATGTGCTATTCCTCCATTGAAAGattgaggggttttttttccctgtctttgaaCGAGGCCTACCTTGGTAACTTGCTTGATCAATGAATTGAGCAGATTCTAGGATGGACTTCTTGGTGGACTTTCAGATTGCTGACTGGAGAGATGGCATTGCAATTACTAAGATTCACATCAGTGAATTGAGATGGGGTACAGGTGAAAAATATACATTGGCTTATGTAATTATCTAGGttgtgagagatagagagagcaatGGTAATTATTGCAGTATGAAGTTGATTGTTGTTTAAACGCCACTAACATCCTaaaggatgaaaataaataacagactCAGGCCAGATAATTTCCAATTCATGAAATGATGTCAAAGTCAGATAGGCAGCATGTAAAAAGATCCTCATCTCCTACAGTCAGAGACCAGACTGTGTATAAACTCCACCCAACAACTTGACAGAGGgaaatagaataagaaagaagCTGAATTCATATCCTCTGCAAGTTTCCTGTACAGAAGTCAGGACTCTGATAAGGAAGGAGTTGGACACTGAGAATTGTGATTAAGATATCTGCGTGGATGTGTTTGAGATATTCCAGCTCCCAAAAAGCTTGTGACCCTACAGAAGTGACCTTTTCCCCCTTGCTGGAAGAGACCAGCCTTCCTTTGCCAGAGAACATAAAGAGGGCTCCGTGAGAGAGGCTCAAGATAGTAAGTGCTTTTTTCAAAATCTTGTCCCACCTCTCTTCTTAGATTTTAAACATAAACCAGGGGCAAGGTTTAGAATGGTATGGTCTAATGACTAAGGAGAATTGGCCTATTATTCACCAAAAGAGTTCTAGGACTTGCCTAATAAGTACCAACCAGAACTGGAAAACATGCAGTATACATCTTGAATGCGATGTACTTAGGATAGGAGGAATATAAAGTTGAATGAGGAAGAATTTTCTGATGTAGAATCCAGTGACTCAAAATTACCTTGTAGGCAAGACACCAGAAGCAGATCCTAATGCACTGTTGGGATGGCACCTTGAACCTTGGAAAAACTGACAGCCTACAGTAAGTGAGGTAGAGATTCCATTATTTCCATGTGAGAGTGTCAAAGAAGGGGCCCAAAGGCTCAGAGATGTGAAGATGCTTGAAAGGATTTATAAGTGAATatatatgatgatgatgatgatgctatCAGGTATCCATCAAAGAAGATATCAGGCGACTGTGTTCCCTGAAAGGATACTTCTTCCAttgaaacaataaagaaaaagcacTAGTAAGGGAGATtcctggggggacacctgggtggcccaatcgGTTAAGCaccttactcttgatttcagctcaggtcatgatctcaggattgtgagactgagcacCCCCACTCATGGAACTCCATCCTCAGCacagtcttcttgagattctatcccttccccacccctacccctcccaactcgtgcgctctctctctctttctctctctttctcctctctctctctctctctcaaataaataaataaataaataaataaataaataaataaaatcttttttaaaagttttaaaacctGGTGGTATGATATATTGTTATGCATCTAGGCTTCCTAGACTCAAGGAGGATTGATAGGATTCCAGAACACTTGAATATAGAAATTAATGCCACCATCAAAGACATAGAGGATGCAACAGAAGTAATCGTATTATCTTGATTTAATTCAGGAGTCTGGCCTATCCAAAAATTGAATGGTTCTTAGAGAGTATCTGTAGACTGCTTAAAATTCAACCAAGTAGTAGCAACTCTATACTTCACATGGAAATATATACAAGGTCTCCCATACATGGTATGCAATCAATGATTTggaaaatgtattcttttctattgtgATAAGAATGGAGGGTGAAAAATAGTTTATGTTCATGTGAGATGaacaaaattaacttaaaatttgaGGGTGTTAGCACCCTCAAAGCTGTGCTAACACTCCTGCCCTCCTCAATATAGTCTGCAGGTATGTGGCCTCCTAAGATATATGCCCTCCTACCCACTACACTTAGTGGATCATAACTGCAATTTCTACAACTTTGGTAGCATCATACTGATAGAGCAGATCTCACAAGCAGTTGCTGGACCATTGGGGGCCTTGGTAAAACACCTGGGCTCCAGAGGGTGGGAAGCACAACACAAGCACAAACACCTATTAAGATTCAGGAACTCAAAATGCTGGGTGAGTTTTTACAGATCCAGTGATTAGAAACATGCTACAATACACTATCCAAAGTGAAATTCGTGAAGAAAAGAATCAGAGGGTCCTACTAGGCCTCTTTGGGTTTTGGAGGCAACATATTCCACACAGCTAAGAAAATTTCTCCAGCCCAGAGACCACATGGCACAGAAGGCTGGTGTCAGTAAGTGGAATGCAGAACAGGAGAGGCTCTGCAGCAGGTCCAGGTACACTATTAGCAGAAAATAAGAGTGTACATGGCCAAATAGGAGCTTCACCAtcattgtaaattaaaaatattccatctagggatccctgggtggcgcagcggtttagcgcctgcctttggcccagggcgcgatcctggagactcgggatcgaatcccacgtctggctcccggtgcatggagcctgcttctccctctgcctgtgtctctgcttctctctctctctctctctctctctctctctgtgactatcataaataataaaatatgttccaTCTACATTGAAAGGCACTGCAttggtattttaatttcctttcactAACTTGACCAATAATGATAGTGAATCTTTTTCCATACACTTTTGGCCTATGGGTCCCTATTTCTGTGAattatctgttcatttgtttgcccatttatctattttctttttctttgaattttaaagagttttttaatTACCAGCAATTACTACCTCATTGTTTGGCACATGTACACAAgcactttcttttgttttattattctctCGTAATATTGTTTGTGGTACCCTGAATTTTCAATTACAGCTTTTGGTTTTCTAGTCTGGATTAAATAGTATTCAAATATCCATGATTGTACAAATATTCACCTCAGTTTTCTTCaagtatatatcacatttatatTCTCAacctatattattttgaaatataatatgttattttgaaactctctatattattttgaaactCTTGCCATGTCACAGAAAACAAGATGGcgtagaaaaatatttaagaactatGTTATTTTTCAAGTCCTCCAAGAACTGGCAGAGCATAGACAGACATGCAACTTCTGACTTTCACTTCAATGAACTTTTTCCTACACGGTTTGTACCAACATCTATGGCACAACACAACAGTTTTATTTTGCCAAAGCCATTatggaatttttcatttcaaacttCTTCCTGAATGCATTTTTCACCTCCTTGTTCCTCAGACTGTAGATGAGGGGGTTCAACATGGGGATTACCACAgtataaaatagagaaatcacTTTATTGATATCCAGGGAGGGACTGGAGCCAGGCTGAACATAGATAAAGAAAAGTGTCCCATACAGCACAGAGACAACAGCCAGGTGAGAAGAGCAGGTAGAGAAAGCTTTCTGCCTCCCATCAGCAGTCTGGATCTTCAAGATGGCCACCAGGATACAAACATAGGAGACCATGATGATCAGGCCACTGAGCATTCCTATAGATCCTGCCATGATGAACAACACTAATTTATTGATCCAGGTGTCTGCACATGCTAGGGAAAGCAGTGGAGAAATGTCACAGAAGAAGTGATTGATGACATTTGGACCACAGAAGGGTAAGCGAAATGTGAGAATTGTATGAGTCATTGTGCTTATAAGAGCCATGGAATAAGGCCCTACCACCAGCTGCACACAGACCCTCTGGGACATAATGAGTGTATACAGCAAGGGCTTACAGATGGCCATATACCGATCATATGCCATGGAAGCCAGGAGAAAACATTCAGTTGCCACAAAAAGGCCAAAGAACCACATCTGTGCAGCACAACCCATGAAAGAGATGTCTTTTTTCTCTGCAAAGATATCACACAGCATCTTGGGGGCAATGGAAGAAGAGGAACAGAGATCAACAAAGGACAAGTGGCTGAGAAAAAAGTACATAGGCGTGTGGAATCTGGGATCAGTCCATATGAGAATGATCATCCCTATGTTACCCCCCAGGGTGACAAGATAGACGAAGAGAAGCATGACAAAGAGGACAATCTGTTGATGGAGATGATCTGTGAGGCCCAAGAAAAGAAATTCAGTCACTCCTGTCTGATTCTTCTCTTCCATTAGTCAGTTTTAATCTGTTGCAAGAAGGAAAAGcaatttatatacttaaaaaatcagTCGTCAACAGTTACAAATAATACTTTAAGCCAATAACGTATTATCTTAAACAGATTTGTAATAGACAAGTATTGAATTATTGTTGAACTTGAAGATAGTATGTCCATGTACTAGGTCTAGGAATTGTGTGTAGATATTGTATAAATTTGGACAATTCACCCTCGATCTCTTTAGATTCAGTACCCTCTCCTATAAAAAGAGGAGTCCAACTATATTGTCTGAAAGTTTTGCAAATCagaaaattgcatttaaaataggAATTAGTCCCCACATTTCATCTTACTGTGTTATGGGATAATAAAACTCACTTAGGAAGACCTTTACTGGGAGTACTGCAAAATCTCACCAATGTGATATTCAGATCCTTACATTAGATATCTGGGAAAGACTAAGCAGAGAAGTTCCTGTTCTCATTGAAGGATCAGTACCATTCTAATATTATAAAGACACAATCATAGATGTGTCTATCAGTCTAATCTCTACTTGCACTGATAACACAATGTGGAAATGATAACATACACAATCAGTGAAGCAATTACTGATATAAGAGAACATGATGTTACGGAAGAAATGGAGAGGTCTTGTCAGTAAGAACAAGTGATCTGGCAAATTTTGGACAGTAAAACGGAAATGCCATGACAATTGTATAGAAAATTAAGCGTCTGTTTCCACCAAAATaacatgttattattttatgtgaTTCCCTAAACATTGTATAAACTTCTTTTAAGGCACTTATCCTGATACTTGTTAGGCAATATCAATTATAGAATTGCCCTCCTCAATATAGTAATATCagtaagaaaaatatcaaatgcaGAATGCTTCAcgcaggagaaagaaaatgttactttttGTCTCATTAGTTCgggaagaagaaatcaaatggTTTCAAAGGAGACAATCACTATGgagaaaatgtatatgaaaaagaTCTGATTTTAAATAACGTTTATTATCACTTCAATTAATGTcctctttaaataaaacaaaagcaatttaCTACTCATACAATAATTATTTGCGGAACTTGATGTATGATACAGTGACTgtatctattcgattcttttatcATTATCATAATTATTTGCTCAATGCTATGTAAGGTATGTTTTCAGTAATCACAGGGACAATTCTAGATTTATGTTAGGTGCGTCAGCCATgacataaatgaaaacatttatgcCAGTCCAAATATACTAATATAGGTATGTGAAGATTAGGTGGTAGCAGAGACAGGCTGCTTCTAGTTTTGGACCAACCTTCCTACCTtcctactttctctctttctctctttctctctttctctctctctctctttctctctttctttctttctttctttctttttatctttctttctttctttcttctttcctttctttctcctttctttctctcttgctctcctctctctcttttcttcttttttatttgattataagCCATTTTGAGTCTTCTATAAGACAGGGAGGATAATTTCTATGCCCCTTTCATATCTACATTCTGTGACCTTAGAAATCTTTATTGACATTGAGTATCTCTATACTacacaaaaatacatagaaaattcagtttttaaaagtcacaCCAAATCAATTGTTTTATCTCCTGAGAATGTGAACAGAATGCCCAAGTCTACTCTCTTCTGAGAGCCTGAGCTAGGAATGTTATTTTCCTGACATTTGAACTCATCCTGATATTGCTCCACCAAATTTCAAAAActtcatattttccaaaatacaaTGTACTCACTTCTTTAAGGATATCCTTCATGTAGCATTCTCAAGTGCTTCcaaagaaatgatcattttctagaAGAATGGAACACTCAATTTCCTTCATGGTGGTAACCTCTTCCAAGAGGCATGACCTTTAAATACTCGGTGAAGAAGACAAATCTCCATCTTGAAGAGCCCAGCAGTGAAGAAATAATGTTTGGCCTGCACATGAATATACACATATTGCACAGAACAAGGGGACATGTTCTCAGGAGTTTTCAATAGTTTAGAGCCAGGTCCCCAAAGAACTAAAACCTCAAGAGTTTATTCCTAAagggataaaattaaaataatctcagTGGCACTTGGACCAAGTATGATTTCCTAATTGTGTCTTTTCTCAAAGAGAGGAttcctaagaaaacatgagagtTTTGCCCCCACTTTTGGGTGCCTCTTGCCAAAAAGAGCCTCTTTTCTATCAGTCGGGAGTGATCCATTGAACACCAGAACCAGTTTGGAGGAAGTAGTTTGCTGCCTGGATTCTGGACACATCACCTGATGTTAATGTCAATTCCACAGCTTTACAACTTGTGTCACTTTGAGCACATTTTCAAGTCCCTCTGTGCCTCATACTCCTCATCTCTAAACTAAAGAAGACAACAGTGTCTAGTTCACAGAGATCTTGGAAGGATCTAATGAAGTgatacatttaaagtatttaatgaGTGTCCAACACAGAATCAGTGCTCATTAATACTgtgtattttgttaaggatttatAGCATAATTAGGGACACAATCCTtggacattaaaataaaacagtagattttttaattctctaggcaaaataaaacacagtCACTGAACTCCAGAGAAAGGACAGATCACTATAAAACGGGAATAGAGGAGAAAATACTCAAGGAAGGAATTACtctagaaagataaataaattttagatagaCTGAAGTTAAAGGAAAGGTATTCCAGGCAGTACTAATGAGATCCACAGAAGCAGGAACAGAAGCACAGAGGTTGTTCGGGATGGGAGGGTCACACAAGAGAGAAGCAAGGGTAGCATCTGATGACATAGATTTAACTGTTGTAATCACTACCTTCTCTGAGACCTTGTTGTTGAAAGAGGAGTTGATATCCCCTTCTATTCAACCCCGATAACGTtttatcagtagttcatttttaattttctatctcAGAAGGTTGTCAATAATTGGCATTgggtaagtatttgttgaattactGGAAAATAACTCCTCCCAAAATTTATAGTACATAATGGTGTATATTTAGCAATTAAATTTATGTTATATACACTTGATTAAGGATGGCAGGAAAATTCTTCTTAaagccaattaaaaataataagacaacaaaaacagattttttgacattttattaaaCCTAAAACACgaaaggaaaataatgagaaaaatcattctattaacaaaaaaaaattatagaaaactctttaatacatttttaaattttaaaatattcattatgtgGAACAACAacattgaaaaaaaggaaaaagattataTCACATAATGGGAAGTAAACTGGCTAATCTCAggaaagaaattatatgaaagaaattatatgaaaattgtCAGcacatgaaacaaaacaaaattgctcCTTAAAGATAAGATAACAAATTCATGGATAGAAACTTAGGTGCAGTAAAGTTTCAATATTCCAACAGAAGAATTAAAACATGATGAAAAGACCAAATATTGAAAGGAGGAAAGATaagtataaataaacaaaaacttagcTTTTTTATCAGAAAGTAAAGAATGCTATCTAAATTtgataataaatagataaatccgTTAGCTGGAGTTATGGGAATAATTGTCAAAAGatctaaaaacaaacacagtTAAGACAAGTGTCTTTGTAAATGTGTCTGTTCTAGGAAATTGTCATCaagtttttctaaatttctgatttttttaaacatgtgccTTATTgtttaacaaaaaattatttaataaaaataagttaatctcAAAAAATTGCTCCTTAAAGCAATCATGGAAGatgtttgagaagaataaaaagataaaatttaaaaataaaccacaacTTCAAAATGTTTATAAGAAAGATGATTactaaagaataaaggaagatcCAACATGTAAATTGGTATCCCTGAAGAGATATGTCATATGTAAAACATTTACTAAAACATATGATCTATATTTAAGAAGTAAAAGCACACAATATGTCTTaatgaaaaaacataaaattctggTTAAGGCATTGGAGTTCTCTTTTTTGTCCTTCATTGAAGAGGGTAAGAATCTAATCATTCTCAAAATGTTCCCCAATTTCATTTCACCTTACATTCATTAAAGTGAACACTCTTATAGATGGGCCTAAGATTAGAAAGCTGTGAGGATTATAAGAAATGGTGATATGACAATAGTAATATACTCAATAGTGATATTAATATGACTAATAATAATATGACAATATAATTAGCACGAAcatgaaataaaagaagacagtTTTACAGGTTCCCTTGTCTACCAATCTCCTCTTCTCAGAGAAGAGAGTTATTAAATATTGATCGAATgcaaaaaatacagtattttatatgTAAGTATATTCTAAGACATAGAAAATTTGTTGCTCGGAGCATTAAGAATGATAACATAATCTATCAAAATCAGCTGATggaaggaatataagaaatataaataaaggaaaactctaacattaattaatattaacatCTTTTACACTGATgtaattttaaagcaataattCAAGAAATAGTTTAATATACATAATTCTAAAGGTTAACATCagggattataaaaataaattataccacTTCCAGATTATCAGAAGAAAAACATATACATTACACATGCCTCAAAACATAAAAAGTCATActataaagcaaaatatttttaaaaggaatattaaaaGTCGAAAGCTTTAAGAATGGGATGGCACAGCTAACACAAAACCTATTTATTTTGCATCATaagttaaaatagcaaaatattggaaataagtttttaatcaatatttgacagattaaatgatttttaagtgaGTTAGAGCTATGTGTTTTGAAGTGACacaattacatataaaatattcaactttaaaaatctaGGAGCAAAATCACATgataatcacagaaaaaaaatttcacaaaatacaacatccttttaaaataaaaccgcTTAACAGACTGGATATAGAAGGAATATACATCAACATAATGAAGCCCATagatgaaaaacccacagctaacattatattcaataaagaaatatggaaaaatttcctctaagatcagaaacaagacaacaTTGCTCATTCCCACcgctcttattcaacatagtactggaagtcttaccTATAGCAATTagacaagacaaagaaataaaaggcatccaaattggaaggaagagaaaaaaaaaattggaaggaagAACTAAAATTGTCATGTCACTGTTTGCTGACTAAatgcttttacaaataaaaaatctccTAGAGTTCATCGAAAAATGGTAAGAACTAATCAACAATTCAGTAAAGTGGTGGGTTACAAAagcaatatacagaaatcagttaGTTGCATTCCTTTATACTAATGATGaaacatctgaaaaagaaataaagaaaaatataccatttacaatagcaccaaaaacaatgaaatatttaggaattaaactaaccaaaaaagtgaaagatgtgtacaataaaaaacacaagactgctgaaagaaatcaaagcaaacacaaacagaaaaacattctatgttcatggatcaAAAGAATACTGTTAACCTAATTATGGATTACCCAAGTGTCCatttatagatgaatggataaagatgtgagatagattatagatagatagatagatgatgatgatagatagatgatagatgatagatagatagaatggaatattattcagccattaaaaggaatgaaatcttgccatttgcaacaacatggatggatctagagagtataacgttaagtgaaataagccagtcagagaaagacaaatatcatatgatttcacttatatgtgtaatttaagaaatgaaacgaatgaatcaagaaaaaaacagatagagacaaattaaaaaaaaaaaaaacagactcttaattataaagaacaaacagatggttaccagacgGGATCTGGGtggaggaatgggtgaaataggaaaagttaattaaaagcacacttatcttgatgagcactgagtagtatgtggaattgttgaatcactacactgtacacctgaaagaaactaacataacactgtatgttaactacactggaattaaaataaaaccttggtaaaaataaataaataaactttttaaatgggcagaacaactaaatagacatttttccagagaggACAACAAAACGGCCAacaggcaaatgaaaagatgctcaatatcactaagtgtcaggaaaataaaaataaaaaccacacgaaaataccacctcacacctgttagaatgactatcatcaagaagacaagaaacaagaGGTGCTggtaaagatgtagagaaaaggaaacctttatacattgttggtgggaatgtaaattggtccaACTGTTATGGAGGCCACTATGGAGGCTCTTccctaaattaaaaatagatctcccttacaatccagcaattccacttctgtgtatACACCTCAGGGGATGAAAACAGAGTTTTGAGATTATCTGTACTCCCTTGTTTATTGAGGaattattcacagtagctaagATATATATAGAAACACCTAAATGCCCACcaatagataaataattaaaaaaaaaaaaaagatgtgtgacTGAGTGGCTCATTTAGTTTAgtggctaactcttgatttccactcaggtcacgacctcaggATTAtaggatcgagcccagcatcaggctctgtgctcagtaaggagtctgcttgaggattctctctttctctcgttcTGCCCCTATCCCTGCTCACACTCCCtctctttaaataagtaaataaataaatttcttttttttaatgtggtatatatacacaatgaagtattattcagccatgagaaaagagaatatcctgacatttgcaacaacgtggatgggcTACTATTTTACCCATGCACATGAATGTAGATAACAATGCTATCCTATAATTATGTAATATGATAAACAACGCTGCAATGACAGCCATATTACAATGTATAAATGTATCATATTAAcacattgtacatcttaaattCATACAATTCAGTCAgattcattcaataaaaataaataaataaataagccaagaGTAGAGGTGTATATAAggtaagcttttctttttttacattatttataaaagtgcatatatatatagagagagagagagagagaaagagagagagagaaataagcatgCTTTTAAGTGCAGAGAAAAATCTCTTGATAAGAAATCTCTTCATAGGAACCTTTTTGGCGTGAAtgagaaatttacatttatttatattatcattatgCAATATAAATTTTGCAATACTTATGATCATACTTTATAAGTGGAAAATAACAAACCTTAGAAATTATATGGGGAGGAATACATAATCAAAAAAAGGAcactcatatttttattaatttttttaaataatatgaaagtATATATGGCATGCATGATCTAAGGAATCACATGCAAAGCTACTATTTTATCCATGTCTTTATCGCTATACCTTgtaatttcactttcttcctaAAGTTGcccaaaaataaacataacatgTAAACCACCAGCTATAAAGCAAAGAATTTACTTctttagaaaagttttttttaaatgtacgtGTATATTCCAACATGAATAATGCAAGTGTTGGTAGAGATGGTCCTAGCTTGACATGGCTTCTCACTGTTGATGTCCTACCTTATCCCACCATCTTCTTTATGCACTACTGCTGCATAATAATCCCTTTTGTGGCCACTATTTAATCCCTGGGTTAGAGCCAAGAGGTAAAATTATAAAGCTGATACTGCTActttgatatataaaatataccttaTCCTAACATTACCAGCTATTTACTTGAGTCATATTTGTAGTTTCTCCTGATCTAGaaacagtaatttaaaataagCCTGAGCCACTTACTCATTGGGCACCCCTATCACATCATGAGACTACCTCTCCAATTACTAGCCAGCAAGAAAGAGGTTTTAAAATCATATCTTTctgggccacctgagtggctcagtggttgagtgtctgccttcaggtcaggtcatgat
This is a stretch of genomic DNA from Canis aureus isolate CA01 chromosome 21, VMU_Caureus_v.1.0, whole genome shotgun sequence. It encodes these proteins:
- the LOC144293377 gene encoding olfactory receptor 5G3-like encodes the protein MEEKNQTGVTEFLFLGLTDHLHQQIVLFVMLLFVYLVTLGGNIGMIILIWTDPRFHTPMYFFLSHLSFVDLCSSSSIAPKMLCDIFAEKKDISFMGCAAQMWFFGLFVATECFLLASMAYDRYMAICKPLLYTLIMSQRVCVQLVVGPYSMALISTMTHTILTFRLPFCGPNVINHFFCDISPLLSLACADTWINKLVLFIMAGSIGMLSGLIIMVSYVCILVAILKIQTADGRQKAFSTCSSHLAVVSVLYGTLFFIYVQPGSSPSLDINKVISLFYTVVIPMLNPLIYSLRNKEVKNAFRKKFEMKNSIMALAK